One genomic region from Colletes latitarsis isolate SP2378_abdomen chromosome 10, iyColLati1, whole genome shotgun sequence encodes:
- the Spt3 gene encoding transcription initiation protein Spt3 isoform X1, protein MAETSFPKSTNDSQFVRNEPINYTAEIRQMMHGFGDSSEPLVESAKIVEEVVLRQMRTIVKKACEVSYRSENPKKGSCISAEDFIFLLRKDKMKLQRVIKYMELKEYKSSLHKALESDMPEDIMNNEHLGSSKHRGPFHSFLSQIDNTGELLEDASTVDEIKQQRCIRAEIMTRSMDEARYLKFSKARNASFSNKNRHKFSDWLLPDSDITITKEGYTILGYLAYETVAQIVDLALLVRQDQNKIYGDAIDRLRLSYVNPCTYKPYYHGKVAATKPITPAEVIEALRRYWSPQLDMTGPFNRWSMKKPHLKLLCC, encoded by the exons ATGGCTGAAACGTCGTTTCCTAAATCAACGAATGATTCTCAGTTCGTTCGAAACGAACCTATAAATTACACAGCCG AGATCCGACAAATGATGCATGGATTTGGAGACAGTAGCGAACCATTGGTGGAATCAGCAAAAATCGTGGAGGAAGTTGTTTTAAGGCAAATGAGAACGATTGTGAAGAAGGCATGCGAAGTCTCTTACAGATCTGAAAATCCAAAGAAAGGTTCTTGCATATCTGCGGAAGATTTCATTTTCTTGTTGCGCAAGGATAAGATGAAGTTGCAGAGGGTGATAAAATATATGG AATTGAAAGAATACAAGTCCTCCTTGCACAAAGCGTTGGAAAGCGATATGCCCGAGGATATTATGAACAACGAGCATTTAGGAAGTTCTAAACACAGAGGACCGTTTCATTCGTTTCTCAGCCAAATCGACAATACCGGCGAACTTCTCGAAGACGCGTCAACCGTAGACGAAATTAAGCAACAGAGATGTATTCGCGCCGAAATTATGACGCGATCCATGGACGAAGCTAGATACCTAAAATTTAGTAAAGCGCGCAATGCATCCTTTTCGAATAAGAATCGTCATAAATTTAGCGATTGGCTGTTACCAGACA gCGATATAACAATAACGAAAGAAGGGTACACGATTTTAGGATATTTAGCGTATGAAACTGTAGCACAAATTGTAGATTTAGCATTGTTAGTAAGgcaagaccaaaataagatctATGGAGACGCTATAGATCGGCTTAGGCTTAGTTACGTGAATCCGTGTACCTACAAACCATACTATCACGGCAAG GTTGCCGCAACAAAACCGATAACACCTGCAGAAGTAATTGAAGCTCTCAGGCGATATTGGTCACCGCAATTGGATATGACAGGTCCATTCAATCGTTGGTCAATGAAAAAGCCACATTTAAAGCTTCTCTGCTGTTAG
- the LOC143346882 gene encoding WD repeat-containing protein 91, with translation MSHIQYVDELVKEYLLFRGFSQTLKAFDNDLKAEKERGFRVDKIVDQLMQYVYNYDLASLRELWGHLDTRMFSRLESHFTPAVRKLENAVLKMYLVNAAVNNKQDRIQEFFVKMTPELQGHSEWKEWFALPFVKNPEDNPAYSAHFSRQWQDTMLLSLHNFLATIFQCMPLPTLLTIDEDTSKLKRLQEENESLKQRLSDSVKIDNVMDVNPGPAPQHPPIMDDFYIIAQESPLLENPKTLRNLIRNIGGGSSPILNRKSAASVRRVAEPESASSKRTNTKGKLSSISKSETVSKRSISCDSRLTSSRKRDSSIDAVAERKAKDKIDSTYILLSQEEYTEHKTSIIQCKSNASGSYVATGDADGIIKIWTPIPSPKTVTTYISATANSNKAITALDWISKNERYFLHGDNNGLIQLHDTRDCKTLWDIQHENSRVISLLCNPTESTFICSVSDSNEGKLLLYDIKTRKLERTLPMEQSVTALCSAFNHNGQLLITGLSNGNILIHDLRRNEIIDNISCHSSPVIDIELINDYTNICTQSEDGKLCQRSLNHSGKILWETKIKVEKNTVHGKLFTFDQSGNYMLLCTQTGGNIYKMPPGAQAKVLELGGHKGTLCCDWSTANQSGTCITGGAEGKVRVSTLLSP, from the exons ATGTCTCACATTCAGTATGTGGACGAATTGGTCAAAGAATACTTGCTCTTCAGAGGTTTTAGTCAAACATTGAAAGCTTTCGATAACGACTTAAAAGCCGAGAAGGAAAGAGGCTTCAGG GTTGACAAAATCGTCGATCAGTTGATGCAGTACGTGTATAATTATGACTTGGCATCTCTGAGAGAACTATGGGGACATTTGGATACAAGAATGTTTTCTCGGTTGGAGAGTCATTTTACACCGGCTGTACGTAAATTAGAGAACGCTGTGCTGAAGATGTATTTAGTTAACGCAGCTGTGAACAATAAGCAAGACAGAATTCAAgagttttttgtaaaaatgacacCGGAGCTGCAGGGGCATTCAGAATGGAAGGAATGGTTTG CATTGCCATTTGTTAAAAATCCTGAGGACAATCCGGCATACTCTGCACACTTTAGCAGACAGTGGCAGGACACTATGTTACTGTCCCTGCACAATTTCCTTGCTACTATTTTTCAA TGTATGCCATTACCGACGCTGCTTACGATAGACGAGGATACGAGTAAGTTAAAACGATTGCAAGAAGAGAACGAATCGCTGAAGCAGCGTTTAAGCGACTCCGTTAAAATAGATAATGTAATGGACGTAAATCCAGGACCAGCTCCTCAACATCCGCCGATTATGGATGATTTTTATATAATAGCTCA AGAATCTCCTTTATTAGAAAATCCCAAAACTCTAAGGAACCTAATAAGAAATATAGGCGGGGGTTCCAGTccaattttaaatagaaaatctGCCGCGAGCGTGAGAAGGGTCGCGGAGCCTGAATCGGCGTCGTCAAAGCGAACGAACACGAAGGGAAAATTGAGTTCGATCAGTAAGTCTGAGACTGTTAGCAAAAGAAGCATTAGCTGTGATTCAAGGTTAACTAGCTCTAGGAAAAGGGACTCGTCTATCGACGCGGTGGCCGAACGAAAAGCTAAAGATAAGATTGATTCCACTTATATTCTTCTCAGCCAG GAAGAGTACACGGAGCACAAAACATCGATAATACAATGTAAAAGCAATGCAAGCGGTTCGTACGTCGCTACGGGTGATGCGGATGGCATTATCAAAATATGGACCCCGATACCATCGCCAAA GACTGTTACTACATATATATCTGCCACAGCAAACTCGAATAAAGCCATAACAGCATTAGACTGGATATCGAAAAACGAACGTTATTTTTTACACGGTGACAATAATGGCTTGATCCAATTGCACGATACCCGCGATTGCAAAACATTATGGGACATTCAGCACGAGAATTCCCGAGTAATTAGCCTGCTCTGCAATCCGACGGAATCCACGTTCATATGTTCCGTATCAGACTCGAACGAAGGGAAGCTTTTACTGTACGATATAAAGACGAGAAAATTGGAGAGGACATTGCCAATGGAGCAAAGCGTGACTGCACTGTGTTCTGCTTTTAACCACAATGGGCAACTCCTTATCACGGGACTGTCcaatggaaatattttaatacacgACTTGAGACGGAACGAGATTATCGATAACATCAGTTGCCATTCGAGTCCAGTTATCGATATAGAATTAATTAACGATTATACGAACATTTGCACGCAAAGCGAAGACGGGAAATTGTGTCAGAGGAGTTTGAATCATTCAGGGAAGATTTTGTGGGAGACGAAAATTAAGGTGGAGAAAAATACGGTTCACGGGAAATTGTTTACTTTCGATCAGAGCGGCAATTACATGTTGCTCTGTACGCAAACCGGAGGAAACATATACAAA ATGCCGCCTGGTGCGCAAGCTAAAGTTTTAGAATTAGGTGGGCATAAAGGCACGCTATGCTGTGATTGGTCTACTGCCAACCAATCTGGGACTTGTATAACTGGTGGCGCCGAAGGGAAAGTACGAGTATCAACGTTGCTCTCACCATGA
- the Spt3 gene encoding transcription initiation protein Spt3 isoform X2, which yields MMHGFGDSSEPLVESAKIVEEVVLRQMRTIVKKACEVSYRSENPKKGSCISAEDFIFLLRKDKMKLQRVIKYMELKEYKSSLHKALESDMPEDIMNNEHLGSSKHRGPFHSFLSQIDNTGELLEDASTVDEIKQQRCIRAEIMTRSMDEARYLKFSKARNASFSNKNRHKFSDWLLPDSDITITKEGYTILGYLAYETVAQIVDLALLVRQDQNKIYGDAIDRLRLSYVNPCTYKPYYHGKVAATKPITPAEVIEALRRYWSPQLDMTGPFNRWSMKKPHLKLLCC from the exons ATGATGCATGGATTTGGAGACAGTAGCGAACCATTGGTGGAATCAGCAAAAATCGTGGAGGAAGTTGTTTTAAGGCAAATGAGAACGATTGTGAAGAAGGCATGCGAAGTCTCTTACAGATCTGAAAATCCAAAGAAAGGTTCTTGCATATCTGCGGAAGATTTCATTTTCTTGTTGCGCAAGGATAAGATGAAGTTGCAGAGGGTGATAAAATATATGG AATTGAAAGAATACAAGTCCTCCTTGCACAAAGCGTTGGAAAGCGATATGCCCGAGGATATTATGAACAACGAGCATTTAGGAAGTTCTAAACACAGAGGACCGTTTCATTCGTTTCTCAGCCAAATCGACAATACCGGCGAACTTCTCGAAGACGCGTCAACCGTAGACGAAATTAAGCAACAGAGATGTATTCGCGCCGAAATTATGACGCGATCCATGGACGAAGCTAGATACCTAAAATTTAGTAAAGCGCGCAATGCATCCTTTTCGAATAAGAATCGTCATAAATTTAGCGATTGGCTGTTACCAGACA gCGATATAACAATAACGAAAGAAGGGTACACGATTTTAGGATATTTAGCGTATGAAACTGTAGCACAAATTGTAGATTTAGCATTGTTAGTAAGgcaagaccaaaataagatctATGGAGACGCTATAGATCGGCTTAGGCTTAGTTACGTGAATCCGTGTACCTACAAACCATACTATCACGGCAAG GTTGCCGCAACAAAACCGATAACACCTGCAGAAGTAATTGAAGCTCTCAGGCGATATTGGTCACCGCAATTGGATATGACAGGTCCATTCAATCGTTGGTCAATGAAAAAGCCACATTTAAAGCTTCTCTGCTGTTAG
- the LOC143346892 gene encoding uncharacterized protein LOC143346892, protein MVTVNTIISTEHNTSLLQFSNNYHYNENGIYSCNTFVDDNPYKGTKDRNTISAIQIVIFLLFVCGIFFAIVMYCKVCVSICRGSRDSCSDHSACQNETIDSDSLQCYTIYEESRDRPPPYNEACNAPPFYESPTNRALMLEAPPAYPDTPKPTDRVSHPTNPAFPIVHHL, encoded by the exons ATGGTCACCGTGAATACAATAATTTCTACAG AACATAATACCTCATTACTTcagttttcaaataattatcatTACAATGAGAATGGAATTTACTCCTGCAATACATTTGTAGACGATAACCCGTACAAAG GAACAAAAGATAGGAACACGATATCGGCTATACAAATCGTTATATTTCTATTGTTCGTATGTGGTATCTTTTTTGCGATTGTAATGTACTGCAAAGTATGCGTCAG TATTTGCAGGGGGTCTCGCGACAGTTGTTCAGACCATAGTGCGTGCCAAAATGAAACTATAGACTCCGATTCGTTGCAATGCTACACGATTTACGAGGAATCGAGGGACAGACCGCCACCGTACAACGAAGCTTGTAACGCGCCACCTTTTTACGAATCACCAACCAACAGA GCATTAATGCTCGAAGCTCCGCCAGCATATCCAGATACCCCGAAACCAACAGATAGAGTATCGCACCCGACTAATCCGGCCTTTCCAATAGTGCATCATCTTTAA
- the LOC143346894 gene encoding huntingtin-interacting protein K codes for MADNVVNGDSDEVQQEKSQKKAAKYDSGAADLEKVTDYAEEKEISSSDGFSCALSIIGDQRNKEAAEKKAREKELLKIPINKEDVDLIMKEMEISRSIAEQTLREHRGNVVEALITLTN; via the exons ATGGCGGATAACGTCGTAAATGGTGATTCCGACGAAGTACAGCAAGAGAAATCACAGAAAAAGGCAGCGAAATATGACAGCGGTGCTGCCGATTTAGAAAAGGTCACAGATTACGCAGAGGAAAAGGAAATATCCTCGTCCGACGGATTCTCTTGC GCTTTGAGCATAATCGGTGATCAACGAAATAAGGAGGCAGCAGAGAAGAAAGCGCGGGAAAAGGAATTATTAAAGATTCCTATTAATAAGGAAGATGTCGATCTCATT atGAAAGAAATGGAAATAAGTCGAAGCATAGCAGAGCAAACGCTTAGGGAACACAGAGGGAATGTTGTCGAGGCATTAATTACTTTAACAAATTAA